Proteins encoded in a region of the Anas acuta chromosome 13, bAnaAcu1.1, whole genome shotgun sequence genome:
- the SLITRK4 gene encoding SLIT and NTRK-like protein 4 isoform X1, with protein MDALRAGLCKDSLSLFRSLRLLADHKKMFLWLFLVLSSPVSSTTADADISVEICNVCSCVSVENVLYVNCEKVAVYRPNQLKPPWSNFYHLNFQNNLLIILYPNTFLNFTHAVSLQLGNNKLQNIEGGAFMGLSALKQLHLNNNELKILRADTFLGIENLEYLQADYNLIKFIERGAFNKLHKLKVLILNDNLISFLPDNIFRFASLTHLDIRGNRIQKLPYIGVLEHIGRIVELQLEDNPWNCTCDLLPLKAWLENMPYNIYIGEAICETPSDLYGRLLKETNKQELCSMGTGSDFDVRVLPPSQLEPGYSTPNGHTTQTSVHRLVTKPPKTTNPSKISGIVAGKALSNRNLSQIVSYQTRVPPLTPCPVPCICKTHPSDLGLSVNCQERNIESMAELLPKPLNAKKLHVNGNYIKDVDTTDFIEFEGLDLLHLGSNRISAIKGEVFRNLTNLRRLYLNGNQIERLSPEMFAGLHNLQYLYLEYNVIKEILAGTFDLMPNLQLLYLNNNLLRSLPAYIFAGAPLARLNLRNNHFMYLPVSGVLDQLKSLTQIDLEGNPWDCTCDLVALKLWLEKLNEGIVVKELKCETPVQFANIELKSLKNEILCPKLLNKPSALFTSPMPAVSFTTPLGPVRSPPGGPVPLSILILSILVVLILTVFVAFCLLVFVLRRNKKPTVKHEGIGNQECSSMQLQLRKHDHKSNKKDGLGAEAFIPQTIEQMSKSHTCGLKESETGFTFADPPGQKVILRNINDKEKDLLHVDTRKRLSTIDELDELFPGRDSNVFIQNFLESKKEYNSIGVSGFEIRYPEKQQDKKNKKSLIGGNHSKIVVEQRKSEYFELKAKLQGSPDYLQVLEEQTALNKI; from the exons ATGGATGCCCTGCGGGCTGGACTTTGCAAAG aTTCTTTATCTTTGTTCAGGAGCCTAAGGTTGCTTGCTGATCACAAGAAGATGTTTCTGTGGCTCTTTCTGGTTCTGTCATCTCCAGTTTCTTCTACAACTGCAGATGCTGATATATCTGTGGAAATTTGCAATGTTTGCTCCTGTGTGTCAGTTGAGAATGTACTTTATGTCAACTGTGAGAAGGTTGCAGTCTACAGACCAAATCAGCTTAAACCACCATGGTCTAATTTTTACCAcctaaattttcaaaacaacCTGCTTATTATTCTATATCCAAATACCTTTCTTAATTTCACACATGCAGTGTCCTTGCAATTGGGTAATAATAAGTTACAGAACATTGAGGGAGGGGCCTTTATGGGTCTTAGTGCATTAAAACAGTTGCACTTGAACAACAATGAATTAAAGATTCTCCGAGCTGACACTTTCCTGGGCATAGAGAACTTGGAGTATCTCCAAGCTGACTACAATTTAATCAAGTTTATTGAACGGGGAGCCTTTAATAAGCTTCACAAGCTGAAAGTCCTTATCCTTAATGACAATCTGATTTCATTCCTTCCCGATAATATTTTTCGATTTGCTTCTCTAACCCATCTGGATATACGAGGGAATCGAATACAGAAGCTTCCATACATTGGAGTCCTGGAACACATTGGGCGAATTGTCGAATTACAGCTGGAAGACAACCCCTGGAATTGTACTTGTGATTTGTTGCCCTTGAAAGCATGGCTGGAGAACATGCCCTATAATATCTACATTGGAGAAGCTATCTGTGAAACTCCCAGTGACTTGTATGGAAGGTTGCTGAAAGAAACCAACAAGCAAGAGCTGTGctccatggggacagggagtgATTTTGATGTGCGTGTTCTACCTCCCTCGCAGCTGGAGCCTGGTTACAGCACACCAAATGGCCACACCACTCAAACATCAGTGCACAGATTAGTCACAAAGCCGCCGAAGACTACAAATCCTTCAAAGATCTCGGGGATAGTAGCAGGCAAAGCACTGTCTAATCGTAATCTCAGTCAAATTGTATCTTATCAGACCAGGGTGCCTCCTTTAACTCCTTGCCCAGTCCCCTGCATTTGCAAAACACATCCTTCAGACTTGGGATTAAGTGTAAATTGCCAAGAAAGAAATATAGAGTCAATGGCTGAACTCCTACCAAAACCTTTAAATGCCAAGAAATTGCATGTAAATGGCAACTATATTAAGGATGTGGACACTACAGATTTCATTGAATTTGAGGGGCTGGATTTACTACATCTAGGCAGCAATCGGATTTCAGCGATCAAAGGAGAAGTTTTCCGCAACCTTACAAATTTACGGAGATTGTATCTCAATGGCAATCAGATTGAGCGTCTGAGCCCAGAAATGTTTGCTGGCCTCCACAACTTGCAGTATCTGTATTTGGAATACAATGTCATCAAAGAAATCTTAGCAGGCACCTTTGACTTGATGCCAAATTTGCAGTTGCTCTACCTGAACAACAATCTTCTGCGCAGCTTGCCAGCATACATTTTTGCTGGGGCACCGCTTGCCAGGCTGAATCTGAGGAACAATCATTTCATGTACTTACCTGTAAGTGGTGTTCTTGATCAGCTAAAATCTCTTACACAAATTGATTTGGAAGGTAATCCGTGGGACTGCACTTGTGATTTAGTTGCTTTAAAACTGTGGCTTGAAAAACTAAATGAAGGTATTGTGGTGAAGGAATTAAAATGTGAAACACCTGTACAGTTTGCTAACATTGAACTTAAGTCTCTGAAAAATGAGATCCTCTGTCCTAAACTTTTAAACAAGCCATCTGCTCTGTTCACTAGTCCCATGCCCGCTGTCTCTTTTACTACACCACTGGGACCGGTTAGGAGTCCTCCTGGTGGCCCAGTTCCATTGTCCATCCTAATCTTAAGCATATTAGTTGTGCTTATTTTAACagtgtttgttgctttttgtcttcttgttttTGTGCTTCGTCGCAACAAAAAACCAACTGTAAAGCATGAAGGGATTGGAAATCAAGAATGCAGTTCTATGCAACTGCAGCTAAGAAAGCACGATCACAAGTCAAACAAAAAAGACGGACTAGGCGCAGAGGCCTTCATTCCTCAAACCATTGAGCAGATGAGTAAAAGCCATACTTGTGGCTTAAAGGAGTCTGAAACGGGCTTCACGTTTGCTGATCCACCAGGGCAAAAAGTCATTCTGAGAAATATTAATGACAAGGAGAAGGATTTATTGCATGTGGACACAAGAAAAAGACTTAGCACAATCGATGAACTGGACGAGTTATTCCCTGGGAGGGATTCCAATGTATTTATTCAAAATTTCCTTGAAAGTAAAAAAGAATACAACAGCATAGGGGTCAGTGGCTTTGAAATACGTTACCCAGAGAAacaacaagacaaaaaaaacaagaaatctCTAATAGGTGGTAATCATAGTAAAATTGTAGTAGAACAAAGGAAAAGTGAATATTTTGAACTAAAAGCTAAACTTCAAGGTTCACCTGACTACCTTCAAGTCCTTGAAGAACAAACAGCTTTGAATAAAATATAG
- the SLITRK4 gene encoding SLIT and NTRK-like protein 4 isoform X2, translating to MFLWLFLVLSSPVSSTTADADISVEICNVCSCVSVENVLYVNCEKVAVYRPNQLKPPWSNFYHLNFQNNLLIILYPNTFLNFTHAVSLQLGNNKLQNIEGGAFMGLSALKQLHLNNNELKILRADTFLGIENLEYLQADYNLIKFIERGAFNKLHKLKVLILNDNLISFLPDNIFRFASLTHLDIRGNRIQKLPYIGVLEHIGRIVELQLEDNPWNCTCDLLPLKAWLENMPYNIYIGEAICETPSDLYGRLLKETNKQELCSMGTGSDFDVRVLPPSQLEPGYSTPNGHTTQTSVHRLVTKPPKTTNPSKISGIVAGKALSNRNLSQIVSYQTRVPPLTPCPVPCICKTHPSDLGLSVNCQERNIESMAELLPKPLNAKKLHVNGNYIKDVDTTDFIEFEGLDLLHLGSNRISAIKGEVFRNLTNLRRLYLNGNQIERLSPEMFAGLHNLQYLYLEYNVIKEILAGTFDLMPNLQLLYLNNNLLRSLPAYIFAGAPLARLNLRNNHFMYLPVSGVLDQLKSLTQIDLEGNPWDCTCDLVALKLWLEKLNEGIVVKELKCETPVQFANIELKSLKNEILCPKLLNKPSALFTSPMPAVSFTTPLGPVRSPPGGPVPLSILILSILVVLILTVFVAFCLLVFVLRRNKKPTVKHEGIGNQECSSMQLQLRKHDHKSNKKDGLGAEAFIPQTIEQMSKSHTCGLKESETGFTFADPPGQKVILRNINDKEKDLLHVDTRKRLSTIDELDELFPGRDSNVFIQNFLESKKEYNSIGVSGFEIRYPEKQQDKKNKKSLIGGNHSKIVVEQRKSEYFELKAKLQGSPDYLQVLEEQTALNKI from the coding sequence ATGTTTCTGTGGCTCTTTCTGGTTCTGTCATCTCCAGTTTCTTCTACAACTGCAGATGCTGATATATCTGTGGAAATTTGCAATGTTTGCTCCTGTGTGTCAGTTGAGAATGTACTTTATGTCAACTGTGAGAAGGTTGCAGTCTACAGACCAAATCAGCTTAAACCACCATGGTCTAATTTTTACCAcctaaattttcaaaacaacCTGCTTATTATTCTATATCCAAATACCTTTCTTAATTTCACACATGCAGTGTCCTTGCAATTGGGTAATAATAAGTTACAGAACATTGAGGGAGGGGCCTTTATGGGTCTTAGTGCATTAAAACAGTTGCACTTGAACAACAATGAATTAAAGATTCTCCGAGCTGACACTTTCCTGGGCATAGAGAACTTGGAGTATCTCCAAGCTGACTACAATTTAATCAAGTTTATTGAACGGGGAGCCTTTAATAAGCTTCACAAGCTGAAAGTCCTTATCCTTAATGACAATCTGATTTCATTCCTTCCCGATAATATTTTTCGATTTGCTTCTCTAACCCATCTGGATATACGAGGGAATCGAATACAGAAGCTTCCATACATTGGAGTCCTGGAACACATTGGGCGAATTGTCGAATTACAGCTGGAAGACAACCCCTGGAATTGTACTTGTGATTTGTTGCCCTTGAAAGCATGGCTGGAGAACATGCCCTATAATATCTACATTGGAGAAGCTATCTGTGAAACTCCCAGTGACTTGTATGGAAGGTTGCTGAAAGAAACCAACAAGCAAGAGCTGTGctccatggggacagggagtgATTTTGATGTGCGTGTTCTACCTCCCTCGCAGCTGGAGCCTGGTTACAGCACACCAAATGGCCACACCACTCAAACATCAGTGCACAGATTAGTCACAAAGCCGCCGAAGACTACAAATCCTTCAAAGATCTCGGGGATAGTAGCAGGCAAAGCACTGTCTAATCGTAATCTCAGTCAAATTGTATCTTATCAGACCAGGGTGCCTCCTTTAACTCCTTGCCCAGTCCCCTGCATTTGCAAAACACATCCTTCAGACTTGGGATTAAGTGTAAATTGCCAAGAAAGAAATATAGAGTCAATGGCTGAACTCCTACCAAAACCTTTAAATGCCAAGAAATTGCATGTAAATGGCAACTATATTAAGGATGTGGACACTACAGATTTCATTGAATTTGAGGGGCTGGATTTACTACATCTAGGCAGCAATCGGATTTCAGCGATCAAAGGAGAAGTTTTCCGCAACCTTACAAATTTACGGAGATTGTATCTCAATGGCAATCAGATTGAGCGTCTGAGCCCAGAAATGTTTGCTGGCCTCCACAACTTGCAGTATCTGTATTTGGAATACAATGTCATCAAAGAAATCTTAGCAGGCACCTTTGACTTGATGCCAAATTTGCAGTTGCTCTACCTGAACAACAATCTTCTGCGCAGCTTGCCAGCATACATTTTTGCTGGGGCACCGCTTGCCAGGCTGAATCTGAGGAACAATCATTTCATGTACTTACCTGTAAGTGGTGTTCTTGATCAGCTAAAATCTCTTACACAAATTGATTTGGAAGGTAATCCGTGGGACTGCACTTGTGATTTAGTTGCTTTAAAACTGTGGCTTGAAAAACTAAATGAAGGTATTGTGGTGAAGGAATTAAAATGTGAAACACCTGTACAGTTTGCTAACATTGAACTTAAGTCTCTGAAAAATGAGATCCTCTGTCCTAAACTTTTAAACAAGCCATCTGCTCTGTTCACTAGTCCCATGCCCGCTGTCTCTTTTACTACACCACTGGGACCGGTTAGGAGTCCTCCTGGTGGCCCAGTTCCATTGTCCATCCTAATCTTAAGCATATTAGTTGTGCTTATTTTAACagtgtttgttgctttttgtcttcttgttttTGTGCTTCGTCGCAACAAAAAACCAACTGTAAAGCATGAAGGGATTGGAAATCAAGAATGCAGTTCTATGCAACTGCAGCTAAGAAAGCACGATCACAAGTCAAACAAAAAAGACGGACTAGGCGCAGAGGCCTTCATTCCTCAAACCATTGAGCAGATGAGTAAAAGCCATACTTGTGGCTTAAAGGAGTCTGAAACGGGCTTCACGTTTGCTGATCCACCAGGGCAAAAAGTCATTCTGAGAAATATTAATGACAAGGAGAAGGATTTATTGCATGTGGACACAAGAAAAAGACTTAGCACAATCGATGAACTGGACGAGTTATTCCCTGGGAGGGATTCCAATGTATTTATTCAAAATTTCCTTGAAAGTAAAAAAGAATACAACAGCATAGGGGTCAGTGGCTTTGAAATACGTTACCCAGAGAAacaacaagacaaaaaaaacaagaaatctCTAATAGGTGGTAATCATAGTAAAATTGTAGTAGAACAAAGGAAAAGTGAATATTTTGAACTAAAAGCTAAACTTCAAGGTTCACCTGACTACCTTCAAGTCCTTGAAGAACAAACAGCTTTGAATAAAATATAG